Proteins found in one bacterium genomic segment:
- a CDS encoding copper transporter → MIDIRYHIYSLAAVFFALAVGIVIGTSFAKRTPVTGTERSTIARYENSMRVLKREIDIAADDAAKKAEVAKNCEDLCRVILPTVVKDRLAWRNVAIVQTGDYDELSGNVKLALEMAGARVNSVTDINRLFPFDDDAKISAALINCGITPPGDPKEARDKIFSILANMLYTGDYQHFLSRLEDSGVAKFTGEYTRHNRFIVLVGGAQSRTTFSPHYIDTQLIAQFNQPDCVVVGCEGTQCISSYVPIWHKSGIATVDNVDSAIGQIALICALNGEKARFGVKDTADRLIPQSLEKK, encoded by the coding sequence ATGATTGACATTCGATATCACATATACAGCCTGGCAGCGGTTTTCTTCGCGCTTGCGGTCGGGATAGTGATCGGCACCTCATTCGCCAAAAGAACACCGGTCACAGGCACGGAACGGAGCACAATCGCCCGTTACGAGAACTCAATGCGTGTTCTCAAGCGTGAGATAGACATAGCCGCTGATGATGCCGCGAAAAAGGCAGAAGTTGCAAAAAATTGCGAAGATCTCTGCAGAGTAATTCTCCCAACGGTCGTCAAAGACAGACTGGCTTGGAGAAATGTGGCTATAGTCCAGACAGGTGATTATGACGAACTGTCGGGCAACGTCAAACTTGCTCTGGAGATGGCCGGGGCACGAGTTAACTCGGTCACTGACATCAATCGCCTATTTCCATTTGATGACGATGCAAAGATCAGCGCTGCGCTGATAAACTGCGGAATAACCCCGCCCGGCGACCCGAAAGAGGCACGCGATAAGATTTTCTCTATTCTTGCAAATATGCTCTATACCGGCGACTATCAGCATTTTCTTTCAAGGCTGGAGGACTCAGGCGTCGCCAAGTTTACAGGTGAATACACCAGGCACAACCGGTTCATTGTATTGGTCGGTGGAGCCCAGTCACGTACCACTTTCAGCCCACATTACATCGACACTCAGTTGATTGCGCAGTTCAACCAGCCCGATTGCGTCGTGGTTGGATGCGAAGGGACCCAATGCATAAGCTCGTATGTCCCAATATGGCATAAATCCGGTATTGCGACGGTTGACAATGTGGATTCGGCTATAGGTCAGATAGCTCTGATCTGCGCGCTTAATGGTGAAAAGGCTCGGTTCGGTGTCAAAGACACCGCCGACAGACTCATTCCTCAGAGCCTGGAGAAGAAGTAA
- the recN gene encoding DNA repair protein RecN → MLIELHIQNFALIDELHLETGQGFNVLTGETGAGKSIIVDAMSAALGERTGSEVVRTGTDRAFVEAVFNVSDNPEAIRTASDYGFEPEDGVLILSREIAHEGRSQCRINGRPATASVLKDITSHLIDIHGQHEHQSLLSVSTHIDIYDDWCGEDIIGLRDQAQDIYTQLADLCSKRDRLRTDERERARLLDLYNFQAQEISDAKLQPGEDEELLIERNRLANAEKLYAAASEIHDALGADGGCIDSLSAAAGSAEKISAMDPSMGEFVENMNTALIASQDALSQVRQYMEDVEADPNRLEQVEERLELIRTLKHKYGDTIEDILRYASELSGKVEELTNAEELSGSLANRIEDMQNKLHGICEKLTKLRKASAPKFEKAVESELSDLAMGKTRFEVSMQPIDPGLKGADELEFMISPNPGEPVKPLAKIASGGEMSRIMLALKSVTAGASVPTLIFDEIDSGIGGRTAQVLGDKIASLAKNCQVLCVTHLPQVASKADRHFSVDKVVLDGRSMVRITALENEERVAELARMLGGTESSVAATQHAREMLSLAYQRDH, encoded by the coding sequence ATGCTGATCGAACTCCACATCCAAAACTTTGCTCTGATAGACGAACTGCACCTGGAAACGGGACAGGGATTCAACGTGCTCACGGGTGAGACAGGCGCGGGCAAGTCGATCATCGTGGACGCGATGAGTGCGGCGCTGGGTGAACGCACAGGCAGCGAAGTCGTGCGGACAGGCACTGACAGGGCTTTTGTTGAGGCGGTCTTCAATGTTTCAGACAACCCCGAGGCGATACGCACGGCGAGTGATTACGGCTTTGAGCCTGAAGACGGAGTATTGATCCTCAGCCGTGAGATCGCACACGAAGGCAGGTCGCAGTGCCGCATAAACGGACGCCCCGCGACCGCTTCCGTGCTCAAGGACATAACCTCGCACCTGATAGACATACATGGCCAGCATGAGCACCAGTCACTTCTGTCGGTGTCGACACACATAGACATCTATGACGATTGGTGCGGCGAGGATATCATAGGTTTACGAGACCAGGCCCAGGATATATATACGCAGCTGGCGGACTTGTGCAGTAAACGCGACAGACTGCGCACCGACGAACGCGAAAGAGCACGGCTGCTCGACCTCTACAACTTCCAGGCGCAGGAAATATCGGACGCAAAACTTCAACCGGGCGAGGATGAAGAATTGCTCATTGAAAGGAACAGGCTCGCCAACGCAGAAAAACTATACGCGGCGGCCTCCGAAATCCATGATGCGCTCGGTGCGGACGGGGGGTGCATCGATTCATTGAGCGCCGCCGCCGGTTCCGCTGAGAAGATTTCGGCCATGGACCCATCTATGGGCGAGTTCGTCGAAAACATGAACACCGCGCTTATCGCATCGCAGGATGCACTCAGTCAGGTCAGGCAGTATATGGAAGATGTCGAGGCCGACCCGAACAGGCTGGAGCAGGTCGAGGAGAGGCTCGAACTGATCCGCACTCTCAAGCACAAATATGGCGATACCATCGAGGATATACTAAGATACGCAAGTGAACTCTCCGGCAAGGTTGAGGAACTCACCAATGCCGAGGAGCTTTCAGGTTCGCTTGCAAACCGTATAGAAGATATGCAAAACAAGCTGCATGGCATATGTGAAAAACTCACCAAACTCAGAAAAGCATCCGCACCAAAATTTGAAAAGGCTGTGGAGTCCGAACTATCCGACCTTGCGATGGGTAAAACAAGATTTGAGGTAAGTATGCAACCGATAGATCCCGGACTTAAGGGCGCCGATGAACTCGAGTTCATGATCTCACCTAACCCTGGTGAACCGGTTAAGCCACTTGCGAAGATAGCTTCCGGCGGCGAGATGTCCAGGATCATGCTTGCACTGAAGTCGGTGACGGCGGGCGCATCGGTCCCCACTCTCATCTTCGACGAGATAGACTCAGGGATTGGCGGCAGGACCGCGCAAGTCCTCGGTGACAAGATTGCGTCTCTGGCAAAAAACTGTCAGGTACTGTGTGTCACTCACCTGCCACAGGTGGCAAGTAAAGCCGACAGGCACTTTTCCGTCGACAAAGTCGTATTAGATGGGCGTAGCATGGTAAGAATAACTGCGCTTGAAAATGAAGAGAGAGTTGCTGAATTGGCACGGATGCTGGGTGGAACAGAATCGTCCGTGGCCGCCACCCAACACGCCAGGGAGATGCTGTCACTTGCATATCAGAGGGACCATTAG